The region CGATATCGAGAACGTCTGCTGGTGGGGGAGCGAACTCCTCGAGGTCGGCGAGAAGACCGCGCTGCCGCGCTTCGAACTCCGCGCCGGTATGGAACGCTATGAGCCGCACGACAAGGTCGGGCATGCCGGCGTCGCGTGCGAACCGTGCACCGTCGACGGGGTGGAAGCCGCTCGTCCCGAGAGCGGGCGCATAGCCGACGTCGTGCAGCCATGCGGCGGCGACGATCTCGTCTGCATGCTCGAGGTCGAGAGTCGGTGCGATGTCTGCCGCCGTCGCGGCGACGCCTTGGACATGCGCCCAGCGTCGAGGCACGTCGGCGAGATGACGTTCCGCCAGTGCTTGAGCTTGGGTCGCGAGGTCGCTGTGCATCGTGTCCAGAGTAGAGCTGACGTGGGTCGAGCGAGCGTCTACTACGACACCCATGCGATGACATCGGGGACGAGCGAGATCACGACCCCAATGAATGCCAGAGTTCCCATCGGCACAAACATCCGTGATGTCTCGGACGAAAGTTGGCGAATGACTCGATCCCTCCGCTCGTAGGTGTCGAGCCGTGGCATGAGGCCATCGTCGTCTCCGTCAAGCCACATGCGCGTCCGGAGCGGCATCGACGCGCGTGCTCGTCCGGAGGTGATGCCGCGAAGTGCTGCGCGTTGCAGCGCAGCTGGGCTCGCCCGCCAGTAGCTCAAGGCTGAAGCGCCAAGAAGCCCGATCGCGCCTGCCGTCGCAACGCTGGCCAACACGATCCCGCGGAAGCGGTAGAAGTACTCGTTCGCAGAGGCTGCGGTGTTCACCCGCTCGAGGTCAAGAGCGACCAGCGTCGCCATGTACGCGCCGAGCGCGAACGTGAATCCGGTCCAGACCAGCCGACCAGCCCAGAGTCCGAGCCGCGGAAGGACCGTTCGAGGAGGCTCGACGCGGGCAGGTAGGTGCGCGACCACCACAAGGCCGGCGACGACAAGAGGAAGAACGCCGCCGGCGATCGCAATGCGATCACTCTGGACT is a window of Microbacterium terrae DNA encoding:
- a CDS encoding HD domain-containing protein; the encoded protein is MHSDLATQAQALAERHLADVPRRWAHVQGVAATAADIAPTLDLEHADEIVAAAWLHDVGYAPALGTSGFHPVDGARFARDAGMPDLVVRLIAFHTGAEFEARQRGLLADLEEFAPPPADVLDIVTFADMTTSPTGEPIAAADRVAEILTRYEPNTPVHDAVSASAPDLLAAVDRVNKRLSRIGDHPR